From the Arctopsyche grandis isolate Sample6627 chromosome 11, ASM5162203v2, whole genome shotgun sequence genome, one window contains:
- the LOC143919289 gene encoding uncharacterized protein LOC143919289, with protein MGSTVHLVLWIISTSYVLSYSSGTEWIPCGELNRALRYPCRCRNEGPLSSFEDSDDAISIDCDKVVFVGDFPALPYGAPIISFRQRWAGHQALPSEVFSELGLPLKRLDFSGNSVRRLTERLVGGLQSTLTELILADNLLGDNLNPIFSTSEFHGLLHLSLLDLSGNSIRGIEEGILKGCENLGEFRLDRNNLIAVPSASLNGPKNLRVLSLRNNRITKIRQGAFLSQRSLEQIQLQGNMMVNIEGGAFAGLGSLRVLGLGHNRLSKFNSDVFQGAERLDKLDLSENFISEFPSVALKAFTALKHLNLSTNMLTHLDNNHLGSLSSLQALDLSRNNIANLAPGTFLGLRQLRYLDIGVNALRTVEDDAFEGLDNLETLLLRDNNILLIPASALGRLPRLSSIHLGYNRVTAVSSDILRSMADHVSSLVLARNVIRELPPAAFQHFKYLTHLDLNGNLLNILNAEIFSGLESSLEYLSASQNRILSLAGPPIQFLRLWFLDLSGNQLSDMSKNTFSMMPNLSFLNMSRNPHLNTLPHNLFHSSVELVTVDLSHNGLKSLPADLFAKSANLEHVYLHDNAIQEIPESAFVNMRNLTLVDLSNNKIVNIRQGAFVNVMSIKDLSLRGNQLNAFKGEFFNTGTSLENLDLSENQLSYLFPSSFRIHPRLKKLIASNNKFNFFPAELIASLQYLEHIDLSRNGLKSIEELDFARLPRLRTLILSHNELDSISEMAFHNSTQLQILDFGFNDLDRLGERTFEGLVRLEMLNLEHNLLTELPDMIFDRTRLHMLENINLANNAFEIPPLKALQKQYFFVSSVDLSHNKIVDIPAEDSILVNIKKLDLSFNPLSEESVKNLLGEPKTVRSLNLAGTGMTAVSQLETPFLYHLNLSHNNITNLNDKIFERTTLLESIDLSHNLISGLSSTMHKIWPVLKSIQYLNLSNNPIAAIKQGDLDGLESLRLLSIENLEECTKMEKNAFKALTNLAELNAYNYPRLGYLDVHGILQSLPVLQKLDIEIKDAAVGSDQLQSALHPRLQELGIRGPRLRSISSGALAGLKSQTISIKLRNTSLTMIPPALLFPLPRSSRVILDVTGSMLTSLQPQLLVALDDRKADLSMLGLDTNPIHCDCAARALRRWLPASKMTNIKCSKPDYLNGQLLVEIGDDELTCDPHKPTTQTTSSPILSSKPSRVVHKPTMEPEIIWSVAPSSEEKPKAKTNIKGASISSQSPINNDDTLIIGIVGGVVAFIAILVIIICIVRLRMTSTQYRGGPLAGGGPMGPMGPPIYAVPPYGSAYGATLPHNASISTATLPHKMHSAPASVRPAYATMGRVPYYSQNPPTPQPYFVSLPPHDEKIYR; from the exons ATGGGGTCCACGGTTCACTTGGTGCTATGGATCATTTCGACGTCTTACGTTTTATCATACTCGTCCGGTACCGAGTGGATTCCTTGCGGCGAACTTAATCGAGCGTTGAGGTATCCTTGCCGTTGCAGAAACGAAGGTCCTTTGTCCTCGTTCGAGGATTCAGACGACGCCATCAGCATAGACTGTGACAAAGTGGTTTTCGTGGGCGATTTTCCAGCCCTGCCTTACGGAGCTCCAATAATCTCCTTCAGACAGAGATGGGCCGGCCACCAAGCTCTCCCCTCCGAG GTCTTTTCGGAGTTGGGTCTTCCACTGAAGCGCTTGGATTTTTCCGGTAATTCCGTGAGAAGATTGACTGAACGACTTGTAGGCGGCCTTCAATCCACGCTCACCGAATTGATCTTGGCCGATAATCTGCTAGGAGATAATTTAAATCCAATATTTTCAACGTCGGAATTCCACGGGCTCTTGCATTTATCTCTGCTCGATTTGAGTGGCAATTCCATCAGGGGGATCGAAGAAGGAATACTGAAAGGATGCGAAAATCTCGGC GAGTTTCGATTGGATAGGAACAATCTGATAGCAGTACCGAGCGCTTCACTTAACGGACCTAAAAATCTGAGAGTTCTTTCATTGAGAAACAACAGAATAA CAAAAATTCGACAAGGGGCTTTTCTATCGCAACGATCCTTGGAGCAGATTCAGCTTCAGGGTAATATGATGGTCAACATAGAGGGTGGGGCGTTCGCCGGCTTGGGCAGCTTAAGGGTGTTGGGTTTAGGACACAATCGCTTATCGAAGTTCAATAGTGACGTATTCCAAGGTGCCGAACGTCTAGATAAGCTCGACTTGTCGGAAAATTTCATTTCTGAATTTCCAAGCGTCGCGCTGAAAGCTTTCACCGCACTCAAACACTTAAACCTATCGACGAACATGTTAACG caCCTAGACAATAACCATTTGGGAAGCTTATCGTCGTTGCAGGCTCTCGATCTGAGCAGAAATAATATCGCTAATCTTGCACCCGGAACGTTTTTGGGCTTGAGACAGTTGCGCTATTTAGACATTGGAGTGAACGCCTTGAGAacg gTGGAAGACGATGCTTTTGAAGGGTTAGATAATCTGGAGACGTTGCTACTACGCGACAATAACATTCTCCTCATTCCCGCGTCAGCTCTGGGACGTCTCCCTCGTCTGTCTTCCATTCATCTCGGCTACAATCGCGTCACAGCTGTCTCCAGTGACATCCTTCGTTCAATGGCAGATCATGTCTCATCCTTAGTCCTTGCAAGGAACGTCATCAGGGAATTGCCCCCAGCGGCATTCCAACACTTCAAATACTTAACGCACTTAGACTTGAATggaaatcttttaaatatactgaACGCTGAAATATTTTCGGGATTGGAAAGCTCTTTAGAATATCTTTCAGCTTCCCAGAATAGAATATTGAGCCTGGCTGGACCTCCGATACAATTTTTACGACTTTGGTTCTTAGACCTGTCCGGTAATCAATTGAGCGACATGTCTAAAAACACTTTCTCGATGATGCCTAATCTTTCATTCTTGAACATGAGTAGAAATCCTCATTTGAATACACTTCCACATAATCTTTTCCATAGCAGTGTGGAACTGGTTACTGTGGATTTGAGTCACAACGGATTGAAGAGTCTTCCTGCGGATTTGTTCGCAAAGTCTGCCAATTTGGAGCATGTGTACCTGCACGACAATGCAATTCAAGAGATACCTGAAAGCGCTTTCGTTAACATGAGAAACTTAACGTTGGTAGATttatcaaacaataaaatagtTAATATTAGACAAGGAGCTTTCGTCAACGTAATGTCGATAAAAGATTTATCTCTCAGAGGCAACCAATTGAATGCGTTCAAGGGCGAATTTTTCAATACGGGTACAAGTCTCGAGAATTTAGATCTGTCTGAGAATCAGCTGAGTTATTTGTTCCCATCCTCGTTTAGAATTCATCCCAGGTTAAAAAAATTGATCGCGTCTAACAACAAATTCAACTTCTTCCCAGCGGAATTGATAGCATCTCTGCAATATTTAGAACATATTGACTTGTCAAGAAACGGTCTGAAGAGCATCGAAGAGTTGGACTTCGCCAGACTGCCCCGTTTGAGGACTTTGATTTTGTCCCACAATGAATTGGACTCCATTAGTGAAATGGCTTTCCACAATTCGACTCAGTTGCAAATACTTGATTTCGGTTTTAACGATCTGGACCGACTTGGCGAGCGAACTTTCGAGGGGTTGGTTCGATTGGAAATGCTAAACTTGGAGCATAATCTTCTCACAGAACTTCCTGATATGATTTTCGACCGCACTAGACTTCACATGCTGGAGAATATTAATTTGGCCAACAATGCTTTCGAAATACCACCACTGAAAGCTTTGCAAAAGCAATACTTTTTCGTATCATCGGTTGATTTGTCTCATAACAAAATAGTGGACATTCCAGCCGAGGATAGTATATTGgttaatatcaaaaaattagatttaTCATTCAATCCTTTGTCCGAAGAATCGGTCAAGAATTTACTAGGAGAACCTAAAACGGTACGATCATTGAATCTAGCAGGAACCGGGATGACTGCAGTTTCTCAATTGGAAACACCATTTTTATACCATTTGAACTTGTCGCATAACAATATAACGAACTTAAACGATAAAATCTTCGAGCGTACGACTCTTTTGGAATCTATAGACTTGTCTCACAACTTGATTAGTGGTTTGAGTTCGACAATGCACAAAATTTGGCCAGTGCTTAAAAGCATCCAGTATTTGAACCTGTCAAATAATCCGATAGCGGCGATTAAACAAGGTGATTTGGACGGTTTGGAATCGTTACGGTTATTGAGTATCGAAAATTTAGAGGAATGTACTAAAATGGAGAAGAACGCTTTCAAAGCGTTAACCAATCTCGCGGAATTGAACGCATACAACTATCCCAGGCTTGGTTATTTGGACGTGCACGGCATTTTGCAAAGTTTACCCGTATTGCAAAAGCTCGATATTGAAATCAAAGACGCCGCAGTCGGAAGCGATCAATTGCAATCAGCTTTGCATCCCCGATTGCAAGAGTTGGGTATCAGAGGACCCAGATTGAGGAGCATCTCGTCCGGTGCCCTGGCCGGATTAAAAAGTCAAACCATATCGATCAAATTGAGGAACACGTCCCTGACAATGATTCCACCTGCATTGTTATTCCCACTGCCGAGATCTTCTCGCGTCATATTAGACGTCACTGGTAGTATGTTGACGTCACTTCAACCTCAATTACTAGTAGCTCTGGATGATAGAAAAGCCGATCTGTCAATGTTGGGCTTGGATACGAATCCTATTCACTGCGACTGTGCCGCAAGAGCTTTGAGACGCTGGCTTCCAGCATCAAAGATGACGAATATAAAGTGCTCAAAGCCCGATTACCTAAACGGACAGCTGTTAGTTGAGATAGGCGACGATGAATTAACATGCGATCCCCACAAACCAACAACGCAAACAACATCGAGTCCAATACTGTCGTCTAAGCCTTCGAGAGTGGTTCACAAACCGACAATGGAACCGGAGATCATCTGGTCTGTGGCTCCATCCTCCGAAGAAAAGCCCAAAGCTAAAACAAACATCAAAGGTGCTTCAATATCTAGTCAATCTCCAATTAACAACGACGATACTTTAATAATAGGAATTGTGGGCGGTGTGGTCGCATTCATAGCCATTCTCGTTATCATTATATGCATCGTCAGACTGAGGATGACTTCCACGCAGTACAGAGGTGGTCCATTAGCCGGAGGAGGTCCAATGGGTCCTATGGGGCCGCCTATATACGCAGTGCCTCCTTATGGGAGTGCTTACGGTGCCACTTTGCCGCATAATGCGTCTATCAGCACGGCGACACTTCCCCATAAGATGCATTCTGCACCAGCTTCAGTCAGACCAGCTTATGCAACCATGGGAAGAGTACCATACTATTCACAAAACCCTCCCACCCCTCAACCGTATTTTGTCAGTCTACCACCACACGATGAGAAAATATATCGATAG